The Cannabis sativa cultivar Pink pepper isolate KNU-18-1 unplaced genomic scaffold, ASM2916894v1 Contig3, whole genome shotgun sequence genome window below encodes:
- the LOC115704422 gene encoding uncharacterized protein LOC115704422 isoform X2, protein MAPELKLPITSHFTGRLTYRGTDRFRYIKAKFTEMDLVETVKASPFGHFWEAGELTFSGALVHSLLLRKMKVDTEKEDEVWFHVGRNDMRFGRIEFGLITGLPMGSAPTDEEIHAKSNDHLVRTYFEGKSSVQLDSLMIQLERCEDKDDAYKLGLIAFIEGVLVSKEGNVQVWPEMLKFVNDLDFFFKYPWGERAFRKLMETLGKNMQHYKDNVDKKKGKKIAQEAKYTVSGYVPAFQYWAYEAIEKLGKKYAHCNGTKFPRMLSWKTPEGQRKQDVKATDIALLFNSRLVVKKCLFPRPSEEAYFKSINEGRAPLCFEMDVEQTVDVDGTQESVFETQAKTINEAVTKANLVPPPPAPEVHEPSTSAGPSAPTSTTVDTDLVKRLDSIEARLEKLESQQEAVMLAQTGLVNSHLSMRRSFTESQKDLKETLLAKMDELMAMVKGAPTPAEPTPAPQNEEQQASDNEDVFPEDWEADDNEAPSTPLDAIITAIGDTQSQDEVLLLPAPPENVPFVRKRKPPTYLNDYTAEKKKRRVLPENVDPERPADRRLLRTFKRWLIGDIPNARPRNVHTGVGDVKFFTVLFLRSEWLHDGHIDAISHLMRRRRHHFPELYPQPGVILDTTLPQFLIGIWSCHTGDRSTFEWPDAVNQYYLGMESRYMPCWKDLNFIYFVLYFDHQQHWVAVEVDIDMWQIRVYDNDLSCTTEAQFDAIMLPWTELFPHLLRSTGYYDQVNNNILNVDLGDSSQLKAMHARRMPSEVVPQSKTSGDCGVYALEYIEHLMLNRSLDNITDDSMRMFRDRWCVDLFYQNLTW, encoded by the exons ATGGCTCCTGAACTTAAACTTCCAATTACCTCTCATTTCACGGGACGTCTTACCTATCGGGGTACAGATAGGTTCAGATATATCAAGGCCAAGTTTACTGAGATGGATTTGGTTGAGACAGTGAAGGCTAGTCCTTTCGGACACTTTTGGGAAGCTGGAGAGTTAACTTTCTCCGGCGCGTTGGTCCACAGCCTCCTCTTACGAAAaatgaaagtggacacagaaaagGAGGATGAGGTTTGGTTTCATGTAGGGAGAAATGACATGAGATTCGGACGGATAGAGTTTGGACTCATTACTGGCTTACCTATGGGTAGTGCCCCTACAGACGAGGAAATACACGCCAAGTCCAACGACCATCTAGTTCGGACTTATTTTGAAGGGAAGAGTTCTGTTCAGTTGGACTCCCTTATGATCCAACTTGAGAGGTGCGAAGATAAAGATGATGCCTACAAGCTTGGACTGATCGCTTTCATTGAAGGTGTATTAGTATCAAAGGAGGGCAATGTCCAAGTTTGGCCTGAGATGTTGAAGTTTGTTAACGATCTCGACTTCTTCTTTAAGTATCCGTGGGGCGAGCGCGCTTTTCGTAAGCTGATGGAGACATTAGGAAAGAATATGCAACATTACAAGGATAATGTTGACAAGAAGAAGGGGAAGAAGATTGCTCAGGAGGCAAAGTACACAGTTAGTGGCTATGTACCTGCCTTTCAGTACTGGGCATACGAAGCAATTGAGAAGTTGGGGAAGAAGTATGCCCACTGCAACGGGACCAAGTTCCCCAGAATGTTGAGCTGGAAAACACCGGAGGGCCAGCGGAAACAAGATGTCAAGGCAACCGACATTGCACTGTTATTCAACAGTCGG TTGGTGGTGAAGAAGTGCTTGTTTCCCCGGCCCAGTGAAGAGGCATACTTCAAGAGTATTAATGAGGGTAGAGCCCCTCTTTGCTTTGAGATGGACGTAGAACAGACGGTGGACGTTGATGGTACACAAGAGTCTGTGTTTGAAACTCAAGCGAAGACCATCAACGAGGCCGTGACAAAGGCAAATTTAGTTCCACCACCACCGGCACCTGAAGTACACGAGCCATCTACTTCAGCAGGTCCTTCTGCTCCAACCAGTACAACTGTGGATACTGACCTTGTAAAGAGGTTGGATAGCATTGAGGCCCGGCTAGAGAAGCTTGAGTCCCAGCAAGAAGCCGTCATGTTGGCACAGACGGGGTTAGTAAATAGCCATCTCAGTATGAGGCGGTCCTTCACAGAGAGTCAGAAAGATCTGAAGGAGACTCTACTGGCTAAGATGGACGAGTTGATGGCTATGGTAAAAGGAGCGCCCACACCTGCAGAGCCCACACCTGCACCGCAAAATGAGGAACAACAGGCGAGTGATAACGAAGATGTCTTCCCAGAAGATTGGGAAGCAGATGATAACGAGGCACCGTCAACTCCATTGGACGCAATCATCACGGCCATTGGGGATACACAATCACAGGACGAAGTCCTACTTCTACCTGCACCCCCAGAAAATGTGCCATTTGTGAGGAAGAGGAAGCCGCCAACGTACTTGAACGACTACACTGCGGAAAAGAAAAAGAGGCGAGTTCTTCCAGAGAACGTAGACCCGGAGAGACCAGCAGACCGTAGATTGCTTCGTACGTTCAAGAGGTGGTTGATTGGAGACATTCCCAATGCTCGACCTAGGAATGTGCACACCGGTGTTGGCGATGTGAAGTTCTTCACAGTTCTGTTTCTTAGGTCAGAGTGGCTTCACGATGGG CACATAGATGCCATATCACACTTGATGAGGAGGAGACGCCATCATTTTCCAGAGTTGTACCCTCAGCCAGGTGTGATTCTGGACACAACACTTCCACAATTCCTCATAGGCATTTGGAGCTGCCACACTGGTGACAGAAGTACGTTCGAATGGCCAGATGCGGTGAACCAGTACTATCTGGGTATGGAGAGCCGTTACATGCCATGTTGGAAGGATTTGAACTTCATATACTTCGTCCTGTACTTCGATCATCAACAACATTGGGTTGCTGTTGAGGTAGATATTGATATGTGGCAGATTCGGGTGTACGATAATGATTTATCATGCACCACCGAAGCACAGTTTGATGCCATCATGCTACCTTGGACTGAGTTGTTTCCACATCTGCTGAGGTCTACTGGCTATTATGATCAAGTCAACAACAACATTCTGAATGTGGACTTAGGGGACAGTAGCCAACTCAAAGCAATGCATGCTAGACGCATGCCAAGTGAGGTGGTTCCCCAAAGTAAAACAAG TGGTGATTGCGGGGTGTATGCACTTGAGTACATCGAACACCTCATGCTGAATCGGTCCTTGGACAACATTACAGACGATAGCATGAGAATGTTCAGAGATCGGTGGTGTGTAGACTTGTTTTATCAGAACTTAActtggtaa
- the LOC115704422 gene encoding uncharacterized protein LOC115704422 isoform X1 — protein MFRDILLTNFLTILQMAPELKLPITSHFTGRLTYRGTDRFRYIKAKFTEMDLVETVKASPFGHFWEAGELTFSGALVHSLLLRKMKVDTEKEDEVWFHVGRNDMRFGRIEFGLITGLPMGSAPTDEEIHAKSNDHLVRTYFEGKSSVQLDSLMIQLERCEDKDDAYKLGLIAFIEGVLVSKEGNVQVWPEMLKFVNDLDFFFKYPWGERAFRKLMETLGKNMQHYKDNVDKKKGKKIAQEAKYTVSGYVPAFQYWAYEAIEKLGKKYAHCNGTKFPRMLSWKTPEGQRKQDVKATDIALLFNSRLVVKKCLFPRPSEEAYFKSINEGRAPLCFEMDVEQTVDVDGTQESVFETQAKTINEAVTKANLVPPPPAPEVHEPSTSAGPSAPTSTTVDTDLVKRLDSIEARLEKLESQQEAVMLAQTGLVNSHLSMRRSFTESQKDLKETLLAKMDELMAMVKGAPTPAEPTPAPQNEEQQASDNEDVFPEDWEADDNEAPSTPLDAIITAIGDTQSQDEVLLLPAPPENVPFVRKRKPPTYLNDYTAEKKKRRVLPENVDPERPADRRLLRTFKRWLIGDIPNARPRNVHTGVGDVKFFTVLFLRSEWLHDGHIDAISHLMRRRRHHFPELYPQPGVILDTTLPQFLIGIWSCHTGDRSTFEWPDAVNQYYLGMESRYMPCWKDLNFIYFVLYFDHQQHWVAVEVDIDMWQIRVYDNDLSCTTEAQFDAIMLPWTELFPHLLRSTGYYDQVNNNILNVDLGDSSQLKAMHARRMPSEVVPQSKTSGDCGVYALEYIEHLMLNRSLDNITDDSMRMFRDRWCVDLFYQNLTW, from the exons ATGTTTCGCGACATACTTCTAACaaattttttgacaattttGCAGATGGCTCCTGAACTTAAACTTCCAATTACCTCTCATTTCACGGGACGTCTTACCTATCGGGGTACAGATAGGTTCAGATATATCAAGGCCAAGTTTACTGAGATGGATTTGGTTGAGACAGTGAAGGCTAGTCCTTTCGGACACTTTTGGGAAGCTGGAGAGTTAACTTTCTCCGGCGCGTTGGTCCACAGCCTCCTCTTACGAAAaatgaaagtggacacagaaaagGAGGATGAGGTTTGGTTTCATGTAGGGAGAAATGACATGAGATTCGGACGGATAGAGTTTGGACTCATTACTGGCTTACCTATGGGTAGTGCCCCTACAGACGAGGAAATACACGCCAAGTCCAACGACCATCTAGTTCGGACTTATTTTGAAGGGAAGAGTTCTGTTCAGTTGGACTCCCTTATGATCCAACTTGAGAGGTGCGAAGATAAAGATGATGCCTACAAGCTTGGACTGATCGCTTTCATTGAAGGTGTATTAGTATCAAAGGAGGGCAATGTCCAAGTTTGGCCTGAGATGTTGAAGTTTGTTAACGATCTCGACTTCTTCTTTAAGTATCCGTGGGGCGAGCGCGCTTTTCGTAAGCTGATGGAGACATTAGGAAAGAATATGCAACATTACAAGGATAATGTTGACAAGAAGAAGGGGAAGAAGATTGCTCAGGAGGCAAAGTACACAGTTAGTGGCTATGTACCTGCCTTTCAGTACTGGGCATACGAAGCAATTGAGAAGTTGGGGAAGAAGTATGCCCACTGCAACGGGACCAAGTTCCCCAGAATGTTGAGCTGGAAAACACCGGAGGGCCAGCGGAAACAAGATGTCAAGGCAACCGACATTGCACTGTTATTCAACAGTCGG TTGGTGGTGAAGAAGTGCTTGTTTCCCCGGCCCAGTGAAGAGGCATACTTCAAGAGTATTAATGAGGGTAGAGCCCCTCTTTGCTTTGAGATGGACGTAGAACAGACGGTGGACGTTGATGGTACACAAGAGTCTGTGTTTGAAACTCAAGCGAAGACCATCAACGAGGCCGTGACAAAGGCAAATTTAGTTCCACCACCACCGGCACCTGAAGTACACGAGCCATCTACTTCAGCAGGTCCTTCTGCTCCAACCAGTACAACTGTGGATACTGACCTTGTAAAGAGGTTGGATAGCATTGAGGCCCGGCTAGAGAAGCTTGAGTCCCAGCAAGAAGCCGTCATGTTGGCACAGACGGGGTTAGTAAATAGCCATCTCAGTATGAGGCGGTCCTTCACAGAGAGTCAGAAAGATCTGAAGGAGACTCTACTGGCTAAGATGGACGAGTTGATGGCTATGGTAAAAGGAGCGCCCACACCTGCAGAGCCCACACCTGCACCGCAAAATGAGGAACAACAGGCGAGTGATAACGAAGATGTCTTCCCAGAAGATTGGGAAGCAGATGATAACGAGGCACCGTCAACTCCATTGGACGCAATCATCACGGCCATTGGGGATACACAATCACAGGACGAAGTCCTACTTCTACCTGCACCCCCAGAAAATGTGCCATTTGTGAGGAAGAGGAAGCCGCCAACGTACTTGAACGACTACACTGCGGAAAAGAAAAAGAGGCGAGTTCTTCCAGAGAACGTAGACCCGGAGAGACCAGCAGACCGTAGATTGCTTCGTACGTTCAAGAGGTGGTTGATTGGAGACATTCCCAATGCTCGACCTAGGAATGTGCACACCGGTGTTGGCGATGTGAAGTTCTTCACAGTTCTGTTTCTTAGGTCAGAGTGGCTTCACGATGGG CACATAGATGCCATATCACACTTGATGAGGAGGAGACGCCATCATTTTCCAGAGTTGTACCCTCAGCCAGGTGTGATTCTGGACACAACACTTCCACAATTCCTCATAGGCATTTGGAGCTGCCACACTGGTGACAGAAGTACGTTCGAATGGCCAGATGCGGTGAACCAGTACTATCTGGGTATGGAGAGCCGTTACATGCCATGTTGGAAGGATTTGAACTTCATATACTTCGTCCTGTACTTCGATCATCAACAACATTGGGTTGCTGTTGAGGTAGATATTGATATGTGGCAGATTCGGGTGTACGATAATGATTTATCATGCACCACCGAAGCACAGTTTGATGCCATCATGCTACCTTGGACTGAGTTGTTTCCACATCTGCTGAGGTCTACTGGCTATTATGATCAAGTCAACAACAACATTCTGAATGTGGACTTAGGGGACAGTAGCCAACTCAAAGCAATGCATGCTAGACGCATGCCAAGTGAGGTGGTTCCCCAAAGTAAAACAAG TGGTGATTGCGGGGTGTATGCACTTGAGTACATCGAACACCTCATGCTGAATCGGTCCTTGGACAACATTACAGACGATAGCATGAGAATGTTCAGAGATCGGTGGTGTGTAGACTTGTTTTATCAGAACTTAActtggtaa
- the LOC133033151 gene encoding cellulose synthase-like protein D5 has protein sequence MAKTVTSPSSSPVTITVSSGGKGGGSRNMGLTSPVSRASISNNPNSPLSGRANRRSSTGGVKYSSMTKDDTTTEEINSEYVSYTVHIPPTPDHQPMSASQTSLTEEGRKSTMLPERSYISGTIFTGGFNSVTRGHVIESISMECPPPGKIGLVCGMKGCDETAIKGKSAPCECGFKICRDCYLDCFGTGRARCPGCKEPYKDASDDDDNSGDGDETCSEAEDQTMPLPSMADVKLDKRLSLVKSFKAQNHPPDFDHTRWLFETKGTYGYGNAVWPKDGYGTGSGTNGFEHPPDFGERTRRPLTRKVGISAAILSPYRLLIVIRLVALGFFLTWRIRHPNHDAMWLWGLSTTCELWFAFSWLLDQLPKLCPVNRVTDLSVLKERFESPNLRNPKGRSDLPGIDVFVSTADPEKEPPLVTANTILSILAVDYPVEKLACYLSDDGGALLTFEALAETASFARIWVPFCRKHKIEPRNPEAYFGQKRDFLKNKVRLDFVRERRRVKREYDEFKVRINSLPESIRRRSDAYNAHEELRAKKKQMEMGGNPSDPLKIVKGTWMSDGSHWPGTWASAEEEHSRGDHAGIIQAMLAPPNSEPVYGAEADNENLIDTTEVDIRLPMLVYVSREKRPGYDHNKKAGAMNALVRTSAIMSNGPFILNLDCDHYIYNSLALREGMCFMLDRGGDRICYVQFPQRFEGIDPNDRYANHNTVFFDVSMRALDGLQGPVYVGTGCIFRRTALYGFSPPRATEHHGWFGRKKIKMLLRKPKITKKNEDEVALPIHPSDEDEDGDIESLLFPKRFGNSTTLVASIPVAEYQGRLLQDVQGKGNQGRPAGALSVPREPLDAATVAEAISVISCFYEDKTEWGKRVGWIYGSVTEDVVTGYRMHNRGWRSVYCVTKRDAFRGTAPINLTDRLHQVLRWATGSVEIFFSRNNALFASPRMKFLQRVAYFNVGMYPFTSIFLIVYCFLPAVSLFTGEFIVKSLDITFLVFLLAITITLCLLALLEIKWSKITLHHWWRNEQFWLIGGTSAHPSAVLQGLLKVIAGVDISFTLTSKSGATEDGDDEFADLYAVKWSFLMIPPLIIIMVNMIAIAVGMARTMYSPFPQWSKLIGGVFFSFWVLCHLYPFAKGLMGRRGKVPTIVFVWSGLLSIIISLLWVYISPPSGRQDHMRFQFP, from the exons atgGCGAAAACAGTTACATCTCCGTCTTCTTCTCCGGTGACGATCACGGTATCTTCGGGAGGAAAAGGAGGAGGGAGTAGAAACATGGGTCTAACGAGCCCCGTGTCCCGAGCTTCGATATCGAACAACCCAAATTCTCCTCTGAGTGGCAGAGCAAACCGGCGGTCCTCCACTGGCGGTGTAAAATATAGCTCGATGACGAAAGATGATACGACGACGGAAGAGATTAATTCCGAATACGTTAGCTACACAGTTCATATCCCTCCAACACCAGATCACCAGCCCATGTCAGCTTCTCAGACTAGTTTGACCGAAGAGGGACGCAAGTCAACGATGCTTCCGGAGAGGAGTTACATCTCGGGCACCATCTTCACCGGAGGATTCAATTCGGTGACTCGTGGGCATGTAATTGAGTCTATCTCAATGGAGTGTCCACCGCCTGGGAAAATTGGGTTGGTTTGTGGAATGAAAGGTTGTGATGAGACAGCCATTAAAGGTAAAAGTGCTCCATGTGAGTGTGGATTTAAGATTTGCAGAGACTGTTATTTGGATTGTTTTGGGACTGGAAGAGCGCGTTGTCCTGGTTGTAAAGAGCCTTATAAAGATGCGAGTGATGACGATGACAATAGTGGTGATGGAGATGAGACTTGCTCAGAAGCAGAGGATCAAACTATGCCACTGCCTTCCATGGCTGATGTTAAGCTTGACAAAAGGCTTTCGCTTGTGAAATCGTTTAAGGCTCAGAACCATCCCCCGGATTTCGATCACACCCGGTGGCTTTTCGAGACCAAAGGAACTTACGGGTATGGAAATGCTGTGTGGCCAAAAGATGGTTATGGCACTGGTTCAGGGACTAATGGCTTCGAACATCCTCCAGATTTTGGTGAGAGGACTAGGAGACCATTGACTAggaaagttggaatttctgcaGCTATTCTGAGTCCTTATAG ATTACTAATTGTTATACGTCTTGTGGCGCTTGGATTTTTCCTGACATGGAGAATTAGACATCCCAATCATGATGCAATGTGGTTATGGGGATTGTCAACGACTTGTGAACTCTGGTTTGCATTTTCATGGCTTCTTGATCAGCTGCCTAAGCTCTGTCCAGTAAACAGAGTAACTGACCTCTCTGTACTAAAAGAGCGGTTTGAGTCACCAAACCTGCGAAATCCGAAAGGAAGATCAGACCTTCCGGGCATTGATGTTTTCGTTTCCACTGCAGACCCAGAGAAAGAACCTCCTCTTGTCACTGCAAACACCATTCTTTCAATCCTGGCCGTTGATTATCCGGTGGAAAAGCTTGCCTGCTACTTATCTGATGATGGTGGTGCTTTACTCACATTTGAAGCCCTTGCCGAGACAGCTAGCTTTGCTAGAATCTGGGTTCCCTTTTGCCGCAAGCATAAAATTGAGCCAAGGAATCCAGAGGCCTATTTTGGGCAGAAGCGTGATTTTCTTAAGAACAAAGTACGCCTTGATTTTGTTAGGGAAAGGAGAAGAGTGAAGAGAGAGTATGATGAGTTTAAAGTGAGGATCAACTCATTACCGGAGTCCATAAGGAGAAGATCTGATGCGTACAATGCCCATGAAGAGCTACGTGCAAAGAAGAAACAGATGGAAATGGGAGGCAATCCTTCTGACCCCCTGAAGATTGTAAAGGGTACTTGGATGTCTGATGGGTCTCATTGGCCTGGAACATGGGCTTCAGCTGAGGAGGAACACTCGAGAGGTGACCATGCTGGTATAATCCAG GCCATGTTAGCTCCACCCAATTCAGAACCTGTTTATGGAGCAGAAGCAGATAATGAGAACTTGATTGACACAACAGAAGTAGATATCAGATTACCAATGCTGGTTTATGTGTCTAGAGAGAAGAGGCCGGGTTATGATCATAATAAGAAAGCTGGTGCCATGAATGCTCTTGTCCGAACCAGTGCAATCATGTCTAATGGTCCATTCATCCTCAACCTCGACTGTGATCactatatttacaactctttgGCCCTAAGGGAAGGAATGTGTTTCATGCTTGATAGGGGAGGTGATAGAATCTGTTATGTTCAGTTCCCACAAAGATTTGAGGGAATTGATCCGAACGATCGGTATGCAAATCACAACACAGTGTTCTTTGATGTTAGTATGCGAGCACTAGATGGTTTACAAGGCCCGGTATATGTTGGAACTGGCTGCATTTTCAGAAGAACTGCTCTTTACGGGTTTAGTCCTCCTCGGGCCACAGAACACCATGGATGGTTTGgaaggaagaaaatcaagatgcTTTTAAGAAAACCAAAGATAACAAAGAAGAATGAAGATGAAGTGGCTTTACCAATCCATCCCAGTGATGAAGATGAGGATGGTGATATCGAATCCTTGTTGTTTCCCAAAAGGTTTGGGAACTCTACTACTCTTGTTGCTTCAATCCCAGTTGCTGAATACCAAGGGAGATTGCTTCAAGATGTTCAAGGCAAAGGTAACCAAGGAAGACCAGCCGGTGCTCTTTCTGTTCCGCGTGAGCCATTAGATGCTGCAACTGTTGCTGAGGCAATAAGTGTTATCTCATGCTTTTACGAGGATAAAACCGAGTGGGGCAAAAGGGTTGGCTGGATTTATGGCTCTGTGACAGAAGATGTTGTTACTGGTTACCGTATGCACAACAGAGGGTGGAGATCAGTGTACTGTGTCACTAAAAGAGATGCCTTTAGGGGGACAGCTCCAATCAATCTGACTGATAGGCTACACCAAGTGTTGAGATGGGCAACTGGTTCTGTTGAGATTTTCTTCTCAAGAAACAACGCTTTGTTTGCCAGTCCCAGAATGAAATTCTTGCAAAGAGTGGCCTATTTCAACGTGGGGATGTACCCTTTTACGTCTATATTCCTCATAGTCTATTGCTTCTTACCAGCGGTTTCTCTCTTCACAGGGGAGTTCATAGTTAAATCTCTCGACATAACTTTCCTAGTGTTCTTGCTTGCTATCACCATCACCTTGTGCCTGCTAGCACTCTTGGAGATCAAATGGTCTAAAATCACACTCCACCACTGGTGGCGAAACGAACAGTTTTGGCTCATAGGTGGAACAAGTGCACATCCTTCTGCAGTGTTGCAAGGACTACTGAAAGTCATTGCAGGAGTTGATATCTCATTCACATTGACATCAAAGTCAGGCGCAACGGAGGATGGAGATGATGAATTCGCAGACCTATATGCAGTCAAATGGAGCTTTCTAATGATTCCTCCACTCATAATTATAATGGTGAATATGATTGCAATAGCAGTAGGAATGGCAAGGACTATGTACAGTCCATTCCCGCAATGGAGCAAACTTATTGGAGGAGTGTTCTTCAGTTTCTGGGTTCTGTGTCATCTCTATCCTTTTGCAAAAGGGTTGATGGGAAGAAGAGGAAAAGTTCCAACCATTGTGTTTGTTTGGTCTGGATTACTCTCCATTATCATCTCTTTGCTTTGGGTTTACATAAGCCCTCCTTCTGGAAGACAAGACCACATGAGGTTCCAATTCCCATGA
- the LOC133033280 gene encoding probable galacturonosyltransferase-like 7 codes for MLWVKRLSGFVSAAMVLIVLSPSLQSFPPAEAIRSSHHDSHLLRLRPDDSLNPFSFRKAPTFRNADKCSSADPSIRSPISVCDPNLVHVAITLDVEYLRGSIAAVHSILQHSLCPESVFFHFLVSESNLEALVRSTFPQLNFKVYYFDPAIVRDLISTSVRQALEQPLNYARNYLADLLETCVRRVIYLDSDLVVVDDIWKLWRTSLGSRTIGAPEYCHANFTKYFTASFWSNGHFSSAFSGRKPCYFNTGVMVMDLVKWRRAGYTKRIERWMEIQKSDRIYELGSLPPFLLVFAGHVAPIEHRWNQHGLGGDYVKGSCRDLHPGPVSLLHWSGSGKPWLRLDSKRPCPLDALWTPYDLYGHSQ; via the coding sequence ATGCTTTGGGTTAAGAGGCTTTCTGGTTTTGTGTCAGCTGCAATGGTGTTGATTGTTCTATCGCCTTCGCTTCAATCGTTTCCACCGGCAGAAGCAATCCGATCCTCACACCACGATTCTCATCTCTTACGTCTTCGCCCCGATGATTCCCTAAATCCATTCTCATTTCGTAAGGCACCGACTTTTCGCAATGCCGATAAATGCAGCTCCGCAGACCCCTCAATCCGTTCTCCAATAAGTGTCTGTGATCCCAATTTGGTCCATGTCGCTATTACTCTCGACGTTGAATACCTCCGTGGCTCGATCGCCGCCGTTCATTCGATTCTTCAGCACTCGCTGTGTCCGGAGAgtgtgttcttccacttcttggTTTCCGAGAGCAACCTCGAAGCGCTAGTACGATCCACGTTCCCTCAACTCAACTTCAAGGTCTATTACTTTGATCCGGCAATTGTACGTGATCTGATCTCGACGTCGGTAAGGCAAGCGTTGGAACAGCCGTTAAATTACGCCCGGAACTACTTAGCGGACCTACTCGAGACCTGCGTTCGGCGCGTGATTTATCTGGACTCGGATCTGGTTGTGGTGGATGACATTTGGAAGCTATGGAGAACGAGTCTCGGGTCGAGAACAATCGGAGCTCCGGAATACTGCCACGCAAACTTCACCAAGTATTTCACGGCGAGTTTCTGGTCGAACGGTCACTTCTCGTCGGCTTTCTCGGGGCGGAAGCCTTGCTACTTCAACACCGGCGTGATGGTGATGGATCTGGTTAAGTGGAGGCGGGCCGGGTACACGAAACGGATCGAGAGGTGGATGGAGATCCAGAAGAGCGACCGTATCTACGAGCTGGGGTCGTTGCCACCGTTCCTTCTGGTCTTTGCCGGACACGTGGCACCCATCGAGCACCGCTGGAACCAACATGGGCTGGGCGGCGACTACGTCAAAGGCAGCTGCCGTGACCTCCACCCTGGTCCGGTTAGCCTCCTGCATTGGTCCGGAAGCGGCAAACCATGGCTGCGGTTAGATTCAAAACGGCCATGCCCACTCGACGCTCTCTGGACACCATACGATTTGTACGGACACTCACAGTGA